The stretch of DNA TAAAGGAATTAAGATAAATAGTTATatagaaaagaaatggaagtgTCTCTAAAAGTATAAGTTTCATAGAATTTACTAACATAATCTTTCAAATTGTTTTAAACTTAAATCACAAAATTTATAGGTATTTAGCATAAAAACTAGACAAGGGAAACCATATAAACACAATTATCGGACAACTTTTACACAACTTGGAGGAAGTTTTTATTCTGAAAATTAAGATGTAAACGATTTTTTTCGAGTTTATCTATATCTTATACCTAtgattgttttaataattttcacaTAGTTTTAAGAAGCTTGGTTCTGAAATTTTGAATGTAACCCCAGCCTCTCTCttgtataaagtatttttctgtcaTAAATAagagttatcaataaaattagaatatcgTCTCTTAAAGAAAGAATACacctaatttgatttgatagataagatgagatgatctcacgtataatcattataacttttctataatctcatataaaatataataaataattcgattttttcaaatatcaaaataaaaataataataataaattatattctaataatattttattcaacttttaacttttatcttattttattttatctatataatCAAACGATACAACCTGAAATGTACCACATTTCACCATGCTTGATTATATCATGATCTGATTATTCTTTTGCCCTTTCAGAAAGCACCTTACAACTATAGTGGCTGCCGGGTGATGCTACTTTTTAGAGACGTGTCAATTTGCCACATTGGCCTTTGTAAGTTTGCTGCTCGTGGTAAATGCGATACAAGTTAATTAACATGTGGTTTCATTTGCTGTAATACAACATGTGCAGAATACAACTTAATTCATGAATGGATTGTACAATGATTCACAATCATAGATGTCGGGTCCCAACTGTTAACcgagtgtttatttttatatgcatagCGGCATACAGATCAGTCCAATCTGCTGAGGTGTTTGGGTCCCCCTTCAAAGGATGATGAGCTAGCAATTTTATTAGGTTTATTAGGATGATGAGCTAGCAATTTTATTAGGATCATGAATTAGCAATATTAGGTTtaaatttataacatatatcaactcatctcaatttattttattattatttattattatttatcaattttaactcataaatttattattattcacaattcatctcattattattcacaactcatctcaaatcatattcgaatccaaacaagacaaaaaatcaaaagattttAGAAAGATAAATGCataatctattaaaataattattaaaaactattttataaaacgattattttgatgttatatatatatatatcatattttcaatattaatgCCATATTTTCCATAGACAGAAAAGAAAGGAGGGGTCATAATCGGCCTACGATTGTGGGTTGCGCGTCCATACGCGATTCTTGCGTTCATTCATGTCagtaagtaataaataaaatataaatgagacagaaatttaaaaagttcAGCATTAAATTTACATCCACGGAATGTTTGGAGAGTAAatccattataatatataatttgtataatctCTCATGACTTCTCATATCTCAGAGTACAATAGAAATCCATGACAATCTTGTTTAAAgaaactaaggcctcgtttgttttcaggaaacatttcatttcatctcatctcatctcacttcatcattacaactttatcaaatctccacacaaaataaaataaataattcaacttttttaaattccaaaacaaaaataatattaaaaaatatattctaacaatattttattcaactttttaactttaatctcatctcatctctgaaaacaaacgagccctaaaccTCTAGAACCCCTTAAACTAAGGTAAAAGAAACATTTCGATAAATCTCTTGATGTATGTAAAGAGGTCATCTTTTATTAAAACTTTGGAAGTGGTTGATCTCCTGCTAACTTTTATATcacttttacttttacttttacttttacttttatgtaTCTGATTTAACTAGTTGTATTTCAGCTATTGTGTTGTCTTGCATTTTTCATCTCTTCCTTCGTATTTTTTATGAGAGTTATCCAGAAGGTTGGATCTAACACTTTTTATCCGTAACGGTAAACTTTACTATAAGTAAGTTTTAATGTATCCTCAGATCAATGCATAATGTATATATGGGTGAGAGAATTGGAACAGGGCTGCCATTGCCAGCTGCATGGCAGAGGAATTGGCCTGTATAAGTGGTCCACTCTTTGGGACAAATTGCCCTATTTATTAATGGACCCTCAAAAACCAATAATTTGAAGACCTGGAACTCTTTTATAGTTTTAATATCTCTATCGTTTTCAAAGCGAACAGTACTACTATGTACTTGGAAGATAAGACAGATCTTTGCCAGCCTGGATCAATGGAATTGGAGGGGAGCATTTGTATTTGTATATGATAaagatatttttcaatttatcgattaattatatttagcatCGAATAATAATAGCatttgtatatatagtatatggatgaaaagaaataatttaattaatttaatataaattaaattattattttttaaatatataaaatatgtggtGTGGAccacttttcatttaatagAACAAGTTAGCATTTTGATCTGTTCAACTCTATTACTATTCAATGTTGCTTGTTTTTGGAACACTCGtacatatactttttttttttggcaaatgcTTCACATGTTAAACTCAACtaagcattttcctttaaaaaaaaaactcaactaaGCAGTGGATACTTTGgatatttacttataaaaaatgatattggaTAAcgttgaattttttgttttttttttgtttttagggtTAGGGGATTCTAATTTCAATTGCACTAAAGTGCGAAGGATAATAATTTTCCACCTTAATATATCCTTTTCAAAAGCTACGCTAGAGAAGAGAGGGAACCTCTAATTTCTCTCTAAAAACTCGCTCAAACCGAAACTAGTTTGAGGGGAGGGGGTGagagctttggctcctccccTCTCACCCCCCTCTCGTCTATATTTTCCTcccatttctctttttcaagtatgtgttttctgttttgttttgtgtgtttttcAGGTCTAATAAAAGAGAAACATGATCTGGGTTTTTTAAGTCTATGTGGTTTGTGTGTGTTTTCATCTGCCACCCGCCTCCTCCACATGAGTATTTTCTGTGATCAAAGTCCTTCATGGTGGAGAACGACGGCATGCAGTTCGGTGCTCTGTTTTTATGCAAAAACAAGGGAGGTTCTCTTTGTTGAAGGATACCTGTGGGGGAAGGAGGTGCAGCGATGGTTGGCTTGGAAGAGGGTTGCGGCTGGAGGTGTTGCAGGACAAAGCTCGAAGGCCTCGACAGAAGAGTGGCTTACGGTTGTCAGTGCGTGGTGCTTGGTGGGCTCTGAGTTTTCACAACTCCACGAGTAGACCAAGATGCACGCCGGTCTGGGTGGGTTGCCTACGCACTGGTGGAGGAAGTTATGGATGGTGGAGATGGTAGGTGGAGGCGGATgcagaagaggaaaaaaaaaaaaggaaagtggGTCACCGGCAAAGGGAAGAtgcagaaagaaaatagaaaaaaagaaaaagggggcAACAGCCAAAGATAGTGATGAAGCCCTAAGGGTTGGGCCCATGTgtttcttttcagttttttatttgtagttttctgttgttttgttttaggtaaaataaaataaaaagaaatatgctATTGGACTTGGTGTCCATAGCAGCAGAGTCTCATTCCTCATTTGGGAAGAGTCAGAGAGATAGTAATCATCCTCTTTAAGAGGATGAAGGTTGATagtacttcttttcttttgtaagaGGGGTCgtttagttatgtttttatagaGTGATTTTCTCTGTTAGGAGGGAGTTTagagaagttaagacaatatcgtcacaaagaaatttgtgtgtgggAGTGCTCCAGAGCAAATGCGTAGTTTGGCTTGTAGTTCAGGTTTTACCCTATATTGATAAGTTGCGGCTGTAACTTCAATTTCattgaataaaatgaagtttatttccatatatataaagtgtgaaggataatgatagggttactaccctcctactatctatttactactttttttgtgtttgatttttttttaattttttattttacttaatggttagaAAGTGActatagtaaaattatatatttttttaaatttttttttcttaatgattaaggatgttaaaaaaatacttaaaagaaaatgataaaaaaaataaaaaatttcaaatacactataagtagtaaatggTAATAAGAGAgtagtaactctatcactaTCCAAGTGTGAATGCttttgcttgaaaaaaaaaaaaaaaaaggttgaatgCTTTTGGAGGGAGGTTAAAGAGCTGAAGATCAAGATGATGGGTACCTGTGTAAAATACAATCTTCTTGGCCTTGTTCAATgccctttcttctctttttgctTGAGCTGAACCTATTGATCTAGAAAGATATGTTGGGTGTTTCATCTAGCAATAGGATATTGCATTGTAAAAGTGGCTAATGCTTTGGTTCAAGGCTTGACTAATTTTGGGTTGGTAATATGTGTTGTGTCAACTGTCAAGTTATGAACATTAAACTATATGGATAAATGCAAACACGACCCATTTAATAAAACGAGTCAAACCATAAAATCTTAACACAACCTATAAATAACAGACGACACGACACAATCCACttaactcatttaataattaactttaTTGGGTTAATCTGAACATAACCTACCCTATAAATGTATTGACCTGACCTGTATATTCATTTTGACccgattaatataatttcacatataatacatggataaaattattcataattacaactggattcactataaaatattttatgatcgATATacaaaccaataatatataagaaaaataatatttttataaaataattaagtagtcaaatactaatattaatattacatccctacaacaataaaaatatataaaactaaacacttaaagaatttgaaaatagaatttattcgAATTTGACAGATTGATTGCAGATTTTACGAGTTGACCCGTAATAGACTCGTTTATTATTCATGTCTTATTGGGTCATCCCGTTTGGACTCAAattcatttatatcaaattcaaactcGTTTATTTCATGTCGTATTTATGTTGACTTCATGGTTATGTCATATATTGTCACCTCTATTGATTATAGTAGAATCTTAAACCCGTCAAGATTCCTTCAAGATTTACATGATAGATTGTTGCAACTCCAagtattgttaaaaaatgaaattgagtTATAGTCTAATCCTAGCTCTAAAAGAAAGCAAACTGATAATAAGTCAGTAGGTAGAGATAACATGCATGAATTGTAAaacagagaagaagaaaatagaaactgtAGGAAGAAGAAGCTTCAAGATCATGTATTACTTTTCTTGCTTTCTGTACAATTACACATGACTACAAAGTTGATATATATAGTTAACTTATTTACACATGTTGTGTTACTATTGGCAGTTAAATACAACTGAAGTATATCATCTCTAACACTTCCCCTCAAGATGGGGAATGAATGTTCATGACTCCTATCTTGGAAAGGAGATAAGAAAACTGTCGAGGTGGTAATGCTTTGGTAAGAATGTCAACTATTTTGAGAAGAGACATGTAGTGTACGAATGAGGCCTGATTGTAGCTTTTCTCTAACAAGGTGTTAGTCAATCTCTATATACTTGGTTCTTTCATAGAAGATAGGATTTGCTGTTATATGTAAGGTGTCTTTATTGTCACAATATAACACAGTTGGAGAGTAATGTGTTACACTAAGATCCGAGTAAAGAAATTAACCATGTGACTTCGCAAGCACTAGATGCAAGAGCTCGATATTCAGCCTCTACAGATGATCGTAATATAGTATTTTGTTTCTTAGATTTCCAGGAGAAAAGTGAGTCTCCAAGAAACAGACAAAGTCCTCTAATTGATCTTCTAGAGTCTTGACATGTAGCCTAATCTGAATATGAAAATCCTTTCAAATGTAGAATGGGATTTGCAGAGAAAGATATACCTTGCCCAGCTGTATTTTTCACATAATGTAATACTTTGTTTGCAACATCTAAATGTATAGCAGCAGGTGTATCCATAAGTTGACTCAAATTAATCACAACAAAAGCTAAATCTGGTCGTGAAATGGTCAAATATAACAATCTTACTTCTTTATGTGCTTCAAAAGTTTTAACTCTAAACCTGTATCAGTAGAATGTTTGGCCCTTTGGAAAACATTACAACTTTGTGCAGATTTAGGCTTCGTTCGAatgttgagttaaattgaattctttatgaatagtagtgaattgagatggtagagtgagttttgtgggactcacctaagatgagtttatatgtatttggatgttaagttgagtttagataaatttatagaaagttgaaaaatgttgcgGGTCCAGCGTATAAAAAGGtcttaagttgaaaaaagttataggtccctcgtgtaaagaggttttgagtttagatgagtttagtgatttgaaaatttgatgtttagatattagactcagcttaaaatagaaaaagtaaattttaatcATGTATTTTGAAGGATAAGATAAAAGAATcattgagaatgctcttagACTTCACTATGAATATGTAATGAAAGGCAAAGTTTGTATTATttcataatattaaataaaattttcaaaaaaaaaaaaaaaagtaaactagTAAGACTTATCACTTGCCACTCACTCGACTTGTTAACGGTAGTAAATTTGCTTCAAAGATGGCGGGAAAAAGGGTTTTTGCtccatatatataagatattttttcaaTGGCAGCCATGGGATTGGGAACTGTCTTCACAATCCATTCCTTGGATGCgaattgaatttaaaatctGAACTGTAGAAACGGAAGCAAATTTCAAGAAGAGAATAAGGAGAAGGAAGACTATCTGAAACGTTTCTAAAGGAAAAGAATGGGGTTGCTCGAATTGTCTAAATTCAAGCTCCAGCTCCGATCCCTAATCACCGAAGTGCGAGACCTCAGAGTACGATTTCCGTTAACAAATCCACTAAATATCTATTGTGCGTGTGCGTGTATCctatagatttttttctttaaattttcagGAAAGGGAACGCTTAGCAACCGAACAACTCCATCATCAAATTCAGGTTTTTTCTTCCATTCAATTCAATTCCAATCCAAAAActttgatgttttcttttcgtTCTATTTTCTATGATCATGTTCTATGCTTTTCGGCGTTTGAACACAGAAGCAAAAGCAAACTGAGGAGGAACACGGCAGAAAGTTACAGGAACTACAAACAGAGTTTGCTATGTCCAATGAACAGCGGCAAAAACTTGAAAGGCAGGTTCGTTAAGTTTCTGGATAAAACTTGCTGTCTATGTGCCTGTAGAAATTCTCCTTAGAGATAAAAGTCATCGCGATGTACTATATGCCAGTACAGGTGAGTTACCTTCAAAATGACAATACTTTACTCGAGAACAAGCAGAAAGAATTGAAGGGAACCATACAGAGCTTGCTTCAATCGAGGGAAGTTTTCATCAATGCTTATGAGGTCTGTGTGTTTTTTAATCCTCTCTATCACGTATATTGAATACGCTTTTATTGATTATCATCTTGtggaggagaagatgaagatgggCCGGCTAGTAAAAGAATGGCATGGACGAACTTCCGAGCAAAGATAGTTGGTTATAGTGATTGAAAACATACTTGATAATGTTAATGACTAATCTTTCGGGTGGCCTTTTTGGCTCAGTAATGCTTAATAATTGACTATATGAAGATTTTGGTGTACTGCTTCTTGTGGTTTAGAACCGGTCAAATCTGTGAATCTATGAATGGCAGAGCTGATGTATTAAGTGCACGTGGATTTGGGCAGTAAAAGTATTGGGTGGATGTCCTTTCATGAGATGATTTAATTTGTTTACCTGGTGCTTCTCTACAACGCGTCGTTACCATCACACTCTTTGCTCTATGTGGGTCATCCTTTGCATACATGACCTTTACAATTATGAACTTGATGTTATTTCTAATTCAACTAGTAATTTATTAAGCCTTCTGCTCTTATTTACATCAATTTAGAATTCTGTGAAGCTTGTTACCTATGTATTAATATGGAATGAAGGTTCTGTTCTGCAAAATCTGAGAAATAGAATGTGCTGTAAATACTACTGAAAAGACCAATACATCATGTTGAACAAATATCTTGCAACGCTAATCTGAGGCTTATATGAGAGGCATCTCATGTCATAATCTATGTGCAGGAATCTACTTATGAACTGAAACGCTCAGTTGAATGCAGAGATAGAAAGCTCACTGTCCTATCTGAGAAGATAAggtctcatttattattattcgaTTCAATAGAAAAGGAGGCATTTTCTATCAAGCAAGTCATCAATGATGTGCAATGCTTAGTGAATGAAAAAGAGGAAGTAGGTAAGTAGCTTTCCGAACCATAAATTATTTCAGGTGTACACtcatttttacattttcaaCCCAGGCCATTCATATAATGAAAGCTGCAGTATTGTATTCCTTACTAACCTTGTCTTCTACATTCAGTTGCTGCCTTAAAGAGCAAAATGGATAAGGTGCTtgcatttgaaaaagtttttgtTGGTAATGCCAAAGTCTCATTCACCTGCCTTGATTAATCTTCACTCTGTAgtgtaaaacatatttatacgtGTGAATGTCTGGGTACATAGCCTTAACTATGCTATGTGCATATGTAACTATCAGTCTGTTATATTCAAAAGGACTTACTATTCCAGACCAGCTTTTTCTATCTCTGTACCCCTCTTTCTCAAAAGATGGGTCCCAATAAGTGAGAGTATTTAAAATAGCAATATTGGTGTGGAAATAGCACTCTCCCTTGTTGAAATTTTCTGTTATAATAAACAATCTGCAATACCAGTATCTTGCCAGTCTGGACCATATATCATCATTAATAATTTGGATGCTGCCAAAGTGCTCATGAATTTTATCATATAGTTTTGccttacacaaaatcaaacaaaatgaCTGTGTGACACATTTGTGATTTATTAGCAGTAGAATTTACTCTATTCATGCAGAGAAGATCTCTGACCTTCAAAATAAACGTAAGAATGACAAGGACGAGTTACGAAGAAAGGATAGAATCATTTCAGAGCTAGATGCACACCTTGAGGCAGCAAGAACTAGCAACAACca from Juglans microcarpa x Juglans regia isolate MS1-56 chromosome 3S, Jm3101_v1.0, whole genome shotgun sequence encodes:
- the LOC121256951 gene encoding golgin IMH1 isoform X2 produces the protein MGLLELSKFKLQLRSLITEVRDLRERERLATEQLHHQIQKQKQTEEEHGRKLQELQTEFAMSNEQRQKLERQVSYLQNDNTLLENKQKELKGTIQSLLQSREVFINAYEESTYELKRSVECRDRKLTVLSEKIRSHLLLFDSIEKEAFSIKQVINDVQCLVNEKEEVEKISDLQNKRKNDKDELRRKDRIISELDAHLEAARTSNNHQNQIQELQKTLSAKDVVIQNLISEKEALHIELGTVSIILQKIQDVVTNMHEEDKREFSLILKWQEGCDTVMKTEDNGTENLPQSKIEKFPDKVSDTGKENTASLLSEEYKKVGGPLQDQNTNGSCMSESTCSELQLAASIRSVSFDDGKDNCTSSVHHSDSESSTTQAETSGDPGAQV
- the LOC121256951 gene encoding myosin-7 isoform X1; this encodes MGLLELSKFKLQLRSLITEVRDLRERERLATEQLHHQIQKQKQTEEEHGRKLQELQTEFAMSNEQRQKLERQVSYLQNDNTLLENKQKELKGTIQSLLQSREVFINAYEESTYELKRSVECRDRKLTVLSEKIRSHLLLFDSIEKEAFSIKQVINDVQCLVNEKEEVVAALKSKMDKVLAFEKVFVEKISDLQNKRKNDKDELRRKDRIISELDAHLEAARTSNNHQNQIQELQKTLSAKDVVIQNLISEKEALHIELGTVSIILQKIQDVVTNMHEEDKREFSLILKWQEGCDTVMKTEDNGTENLPQSKIEKFPDKVSDTGKENTASLLSEEYKKVGGPLQDQNTNGSCMSESTCSELQLAASIRSVSFDDGKDNCTSSVHHSDSESSTTQAETSGDPGAQV